One Helianthus annuus cultivar XRQ/B chromosome 7, HanXRQr2.0-SUNRISE, whole genome shotgun sequence genomic region harbors:
- the LOC110909977 gene encoding mucin-2 isoform X2 has product MVMAKAASFFFSLLFLCNAAVTSSGIPLPRAKGFWEKKQLFPCIHHRALTEHDSVNPTTTALPPPPITNPPISTAPAVVTVPGANPVNPPPATNPAVNAPPATNPVNPPPVSNPPPATNPVNPPVPVTGGNGRWCIAKSGASQAALQSALDYACGVGGADCATIQQGSSCYEPATLENHASYAFNSYYQKNPAPTSCDFGGAALVTTTNPSTGSCVYPSSSSSSPPPTTPAPVNTTTSLPTSPPTTQAPVNTTSLPTAPPTTSSSSSSGAG; this is encoded by the exons ATGGTCATGGCCAAAGCAGCTTCCTTCTTCTTCTCCCTCCTCTTTTTATGCAACGCAGCAG TTACAAGTTCAGGCATTCCTCTTCCTCGTGCCAAAGGTTTTTGGGAGAAAAAACAGTTATTCCCTTGTATTCACCACCGAGCACTGACAGAACATGACTCTGTTAACCCAACGACGACAGCCTTACCCCCACCTCCAATAACAAATCCTCCCATTAGTACTGCACCAGCTGTCGTCACGGTGCCAGGTGCCAATCCTGTAAACCCTCCACCTGCCACCAACCCTGCTGTAAATGCTCCACCTGCCACCAACCCTGTAAACCCTCCACCTGTCAGCAACCCGCCACCTGCCACCAACCCTGTAAACCCACCAGTGCCGGTCACAGGAGGAAATGGCCGGTGGTGCATAGCAAAGAGTGGAGCATCACAGGCAGCATTACAGTCGGCTCTTGATTACGCGTGTGGGGTTGGGGGCGCTGATTGCGCCACCATTCAGCAGGGTTCCAGTTGTTATGAACCAGCCACCCTTGAGAATCACGCTTCATATGCTTTTAACAGTTATTACCAAAAGAACCCCGCCCCAACAAGCTGTGATTTTGGAGGTGCTGCTCTTGTAACCACCACCAATCCAA GCACAGGCTCTTGTGTGTAcccatcatcatcgtcatcgtcaCCACCACCTACAACACCAGCACCGGTTAATACTACGACATCTTTGCCTACGTCACCACCCACAACACAAGCACCGGTTAATACTACATCTTTGCCTACTGCACCACctacaacatcatcatcatcatcttctgggGCAGGGTAA
- the LOC110909977 gene encoding carbohydrate-binding X8 domain-containing protein isoform X1 — MVMAKAASFFFSLLFLCNAAVTSSGIPLPRAKGFWEKKQLFPCIHHRALTEHDSVNPTTTALPPPPITNPPISTAPAVVTVPGANPVNPPPATNPAVNAPPATNPVNPPPVSNPPPATNPVNPPVPVTGGNGRWCIAKSGASQAALQSALDYACGVGGADCATIQQGSSCYEPATLENHASYAFNSYYQKNPAPTSCDFGGAALVTTTNPSTGSCVYPSSSSSSPPPTTPAPVNTTTSLPTSPPTTQAPVNTTSLPTAPPTTSSSSSSGAGTQYPPPPPGFSLGNPDPTGLGAYGASPPLMNTAASVSNNLRPFIVSLVTAVASIIMFGL, encoded by the exons ATGGTCATGGCCAAAGCAGCTTCCTTCTTCTTCTCCCTCCTCTTTTTATGCAACGCAGCAG TTACAAGTTCAGGCATTCCTCTTCCTCGTGCCAAAGGTTTTTGGGAGAAAAAACAGTTATTCCCTTGTATTCACCACCGAGCACTGACAGAACATGACTCTGTTAACCCAACGACGACAGCCTTACCCCCACCTCCAATAACAAATCCTCCCATTAGTACTGCACCAGCTGTCGTCACGGTGCCAGGTGCCAATCCTGTAAACCCTCCACCTGCCACCAACCCTGCTGTAAATGCTCCACCTGCCACCAACCCTGTAAACCCTCCACCTGTCAGCAACCCGCCACCTGCCACCAACCCTGTAAACCCACCAGTGCCGGTCACAGGAGGAAATGGCCGGTGGTGCATAGCAAAGAGTGGAGCATCACAGGCAGCATTACAGTCGGCTCTTGATTACGCGTGTGGGGTTGGGGGCGCTGATTGCGCCACCATTCAGCAGGGTTCCAGTTGTTATGAACCAGCCACCCTTGAGAATCACGCTTCATATGCTTTTAACAGTTATTACCAAAAGAACCCCGCCCCAACAAGCTGTGATTTTGGAGGTGCTGCTCTTGTAACCACCACCAATCCAA GCACAGGCTCTTGTGTGTAcccatcatcatcgtcatcgtcaCCACCACCTACAACACCAGCACCGGTTAATACTACGACATCTTTGCCTACGTCACCACCCACAACACAAGCACCGGTTAATACTACATCTTTGCCTACTGCACCACctacaacatcatcatcatcatcttctgggGCAGG GACACAatatccaccaccaccaccagggTTTAGCTTAGGAAACCCTGATCCGACAGGACTAGGAGCTTATGGTGCAAGCCCTCCCTTGATGAACACGGCGGCATCTGTATCTAACAATCTGCGGCCCTTCATTGTTTCCCTTGTAACTGCAGTAGCATCCATCATCATGTTTGGTCTGTAG